The window GTTATTCCATCGCCGCTGACCAGCCGCTCTCAGGCCTGGTGACCACGCTGAGTGCTAATCCGCCATACACGAACCGCGTCAGCTATACCGCTTCGGCTTCCGGAACCTTCACGCAGGGCAGCAGCACGTATCTGCCAAGCATTCCGCTCAACGCGCTTTATGCCTCTGCCGCGGCAACGGCCATCTCCGTGGGCGCGGTACAGAATAACTACAAGAACGGCACCATCCAGAGCTACAACCTGAATCTGCAACAGTCGTTGCCGATGAATATGGCGCTTTCCATTGGCTACTACGGTTCGGTGGGGCGCCACCTGCGACAGAGCCTGAATGTCAATCAGATCAACCCGACCACCACTGTGCGAAACTTTACAAAAATCTCAGCCAGCAGCCCGATCAGTCCAAATGCATCCCTGAACGCCAATGTCACTCAGGCGTCCAGCATCGGTCAGTCCAACTACAACGCGATGTGGTTGAACATCCGCAAAAATATGGGACGTGGTTTCCAGGTGAATGCCACATATCAGCTTTCCAAGTCACTGGATCTGGGGTCCGGCACAGGAACGCAATTCACAGACAGCACTCGTCCTTACCTGAACTATGGCCCGTCGGACTTTGATACGCGCCACCGCATCTCTGGAAACGCGGTCTATCAGTTGCCATTCAAGGGCAATCGACTGGTGGAGGGCTATCAAATTTCCGGCATCCTGCAGTGGCAGACGGGGAATCCGCTGAATATCATCACCACTTCGACGTATACCGGCACCACTGGCGTGCAGCATCCCACGTTGTTGCAACCTGTGCAATATCGCAAGGACTACGTTTATTCCGGCACATCGCCTACAGTTCGCTGGTTTGCCTCTGGTGGCGCGGACAACAATCCCGGCGGCACGGTCTGCACCGCTGTAACCTCGGGCTGCACCTTTTACGCGCCAACTTCCGGATTCGGCACCATGGGTAGGAACGCTCTCGTGGGACCCGGTTTCGCTAACTTTGACCTGTCACTGGCAAAGAACACCCACATCATGGAACATGTCGCGTTTCAGCTTAAGTTAGACATGTTTGACGTGTTTAACCATCCCAGCTTTGGCAATCCCGGCACCACAGCACAGAGCGGCGCCACTTTCGGCGTCATTACAGCGACACGATTCCCCATTGGCGACCTTGGGTCCTCGCGTCAGTTGCAAATCTCAGGAAAACTGACTTTTTAAGGGAAACTCCATCTGTCCGAGCCGCCGTCGCCTTCGGGCACGGCGGCATTCTTTGTATCGGGCCTTCCCATGAAACGCTTTATCCGCCGAGGCGTCCAAAACGGATAACAGGCTTTAGAATGAATTGAGCTTTATTCCGGCAGCAAGACTGGCCGCCGGACCCAGGGGTTTTCAGGCATGGTTTCACTCTTCGGGAAGACGGCACTGCCGCGTTCCTTCTTCATTCGCCGTGGCGTTGCGGTCGCTCTTTTGATGGGCGGTATCGCGGCTTCCGCATGCGCGCAGCAGTCGCTTCCTCCGGGAACCACCTCCGCCACACCCGACGACCAGACGCCCACCGCCGTCCTCAGCAATAACTCCGGCAAGAAGACGCGTAAGTCCACGGAAGAGAAGAAGGACGACAAGGTCGTCAAGTCAAAGGACACCGTCAAGAGCGAGAAGGCCCGCAAGCAGCAGATGAAGGTGAATCCGCTGGGCGACGTCAAGAGCTCGCAGCCGGACAAGCTGCTGTATGACAAGGCGATGGTCGCCATCAACAAGGGCCGCTTCGAAGTCGCCCGCCTTGATCTGCAGACGCTGCTCTCCACCTATCCGGATTCTGAATACCAGATGCGTTCCAAGCTGGCGTTCGCCGACAGCTGGTATCGCGAAGGCGGCAGCGCCGCGCTGGCACAGGCTGAAACCGAATACCACGACTTCATCATCTTCTTCCCGAATGCACCGGAAGCCGCGGAAGCGCAGATGCGCATCGGCGACATCTACTTCAAGCAGATGGACCGCCCCGACCGCGACTATACCAAGGGCATCCACGCGCAGGAAGAGTACCGCACCATGCTCGCGCAGTACCCGGATTCCTCGCTGATTCCGGAGGCCAAGCAGCATCTGCGTGAAGTGCAGGAAGTGCTTGCCCAGCGCGAACATTCCATCGGCGAGTTCTACGCCACCCACGAGAACTGGGTCGCAAGCATTGCACGTCTGCAGACCGTGGTCGACAGCTATCCGCTTTACAGCCACATTGACCAGGTGCTCATCAGCCTGGGCGATGCCTACGAAGCGCAGTCGCGCTTCATCCGCACACTGCAACTGCCGGAAGACGCAAAGGCACGCCTGCTGAGGACCTATGACGATCAGGCTGCTGCTGCTTACACTCGCGTGGCCACGCAGTACGCTGCATCGCCCCACGTGGAGGATGCGCGCGACCGTCTGGACGCCATGAACCGGCCCATTCCGGAGCCCACGCCGGAGCAGCTTGCTGCCAGCCAGGCACTGGAAGACAGCCGTCAGACATACACGCTGGCCAATCGCGCCAAGGGCCTGATCTTCCGCGGACCGGACACCGTGCAGACCGCCCGTATCGGTGATCCCACGTTGTCTGACCCCAAGGCGACGGTTGCGCCGGAAGTGGCCCGTCGCAGCGAAGCCGCTTACAAGGCCGCACTCGATCCTAAGGCCACCATGCCAGCCGTTGGCAAGAATGCTCCTGCGGCCAGTGAAGCTCCTGCTGCCGATGCTCCCGCTGCCGGAACTACCGCTGGAGCCGGAAGCGCGCCTGCCTCGTTGCAGGACATTCCTGCTACAGACAGCGTTGCACCCACCTCTGCCGGTAGCAGCTTTACCGATACCCCGACGGGCGTTGCCACACCGACCTCCACCGGCGGCAGCCGCAGCACCGGCGTGACTATCCTCTCGCCCGGAGCCACGGACAGCACTGGCAACTCCTCCACACCGCCGCCCGCTGGCAGCGTCCCGGCTGGCACCATCTCCGGTGTAGGCCCACGGAGCAACACAGAACTGCCCGCAGTGGAAAAGGCCGCGGATGCGCCGGAGACCGTGAACGACGTCGCCGGACAGAAGACACCCGCTGGTCAGGCTCCTGTACTGGATAAGAACGGCAAGCCCAAGAAGGTGAAGCCGCAGATCGATAAGGACGAAGAGTCCTCCAGCACGCAGAAGAAAAAGAAGGGTCTCAAGAAGCTCAACCCCTTCTAAACATCTGCAGCACGTTTAGAACGCGAAACCCCGCCATCCATCGGCGGGGTTACGCTTTTCGCAACAAGCGAAGCTCAAACGGACGAAGTCCGTCCAGCGAAGCTCTTAGTTTGTCCAGCGAAGCTCGTACGGTCGAAGACCGTCATTCTGAGCGGAGCGAAGAATCCCGGCAGAGTCTCTCGCAGCAAAAAAGCCAAACGCTTTCAGGCGACAAGTCCGGGTCCCCAGGTTCGCGAAGCTAACCTGGGTATTCGTGCGAAGCACGAAGACCGTCATCCTGAGCGAAACGCAGTGGAGCCGAAGGACCTGCATTCTTTTCGCACCACTACGATGCGACCGGGAGCGGGTGCCCCACATCTCGATCCTGAGATGTGGGCCAGCTTCGCAAAGCGAAGCTCTAACGCACAACGTGCGTCTTCTCCTGGAGGGGGCAGGGCTTAAGGACTTCACAGACGAAGTGCGGCTTCAGCCGCCGAGGGAATGCAACTCCAAACCATTTTCCATGACGCACAAAACAGCAACGCGCTACACTTGCAATCCATGCGACCCCTAAGCCTGTTCGCCGCCGCCTGTTTTGCTGTTCTACCTCTTGCCCATGCACAGACCGCGTCCTCTCCCGCCTCCGCGCAGGGCATGGTCGCTCCACCGCAGATCATCTCGCCTGATGTTGCGACCGACGGCACGGTGACCTTCCGCGTCGAAGCGCCCAACGCGAAAAAGGTCACGGTCACGGTAGAAGGCATGGCCAAGGCCGTGGACATGCAGCAGAACCAGAACAACGGCGTATGGGAGGCCACCGTCGGCCCACTGCGCGCCGATTACTACGGCTACACCTTCGCCATTGACGGCAAACGCACACTCGATCCGCGCAACGCGGACATCCGCCCCAACCTCATCAGCCCCACCACCGTCGTCCACATCCCCGGAGCCACGCCGCTCCCGTGGGAGATGCAGGACATCCCGCACGGCGAAGTCACACACATCTACTACCGCTCAAAGCTTGTTACTCCCAGCGCGGACGACGACGGCTACCGCAGCATCTGGGTCTACACACCGCCGGGTTACGACGCCAAACGCAAAGAGAAGTACCCCGTCCTCTATCTGAACCACGGCTACTCCGACGACTCCAACGGATGGACGCAGGCAGGCCAGGCGAACCTCATCATGGACTCGCTTCTGCATGACGGCAAGATCAAGCCGATGGTCGTCGTTATGCCGCTGGGCTATGGCACCATGTCCATCGTGCACGCGGGGTGGAACCGCGTCGGCAGCATGATCTGGAAGAACCAGCAGCTTTATGCCGACCAGCTTCTGCATGAGGTCATCCCCATGGCCGAAGCGCGTTACAACATCGCAAAAGATCGCAATCACCGCGCAATTGCAGGATTGTCGATGGGCGGTGGCCACAGCATCTACACCGGCCTCAACCACCCGGAGACCTTCGCATATGTTGGGGCTTTCTCCTCGGCCGTCATCTCACCCGCTTTTGAAGCGAACGGCTGGCGTCCCGCAGTGGATGGTGCGGAACTCGACAAGGGATTCGATGCGATTGTCCCGAATGCGAAGACGCAGCAGCCGGTAAAACTCTTCTGGATGAGCTGCGGCACGGAAGACTCGCTCATGCCCGCCAACCGCGCCTTCGGCAAGTGGGCGAAGACAAACATCAAGGGCGATGTGCAGACCCGCGAAACCCCCGGCATGCACACCTGGATGGTCTGGCGCGATGACCTGGTGGACTTCACTCCATTGCTGTTCCGCTAGAACTTGGAAATGAGAAAGAGAACGCAGTGGTCGCCGTGATCACTGCGTTTTCCTTTTCTCCTGAATTGCTGAACGGCGACGAGTTTCCTCCAACCTGACACCACGTTTATTACTGCGCACCCATCCAACGAAACGTGCAGGAGGTAAGCGCGTGAGTTCTCTGGCAGATCCAACCGGCTTAAAGCCGATCGACAAAAAAGAGGGTCTGGTTCAGGTCATCATTGAAACGCCCGCAGCAAGTCGCAATAAGTTCGCCTTCGATCCAGATCGGAAAATCTTCGCGCTGAAGAAAGTTCTCCCAGCTGGCATGACCTTCCCCTATGACTTCGGATTTCTGCCACGGACAAAGGCCGGCGATGGCGATCCCATTGATGTCCTGCTCCTGATGGATGTGCCTGCCTATCCCGGTATCTCGGTAATGGCGCGCCTCATCGGCGTCATCGAAGGGGAGCAGATCGATGGTAAGAAGAAGATTCGCAATGATCGCCTGGTCGCCGTCGCAGAGGCGAATCACATGTACGCGAACGTGAAGAAGCTGAACGACCTTCCGCGCAAGTGGATCACTGAGTTGGAGGTGTTCTTCGTGAACTACCACAATCTGGAAGGCAAGAAGTTCAGGCTTCTTGGCACAAAGGGCGCAGACACCGCCATGAAACTCATTCGGCAGGCGGAAAAGGCAGTGAAGGGGTAAGCGCGAGTCATTCACGGTATCCTGAAAGGAGCGCACAACAGCGCTCCTTTTCTTATGCCGAACGAACTTCCCAAAGCCTACGACCCCGCCGCCATCGAACAGAAATGGGCGGACTTCTGGGTCACTGAAAAACTCTTCGATACCCCGCTGAACCAGCCCTCCGATGGCCGCAAGCCCTTTGTCATGCTGCTGCCGCCGCCCAATGTCACGGGCCGTCTGCACATGGGCCACATGCTCAACCAG is drawn from Terriglobus sp. RCC_193 and contains these coding sequences:
- the bamD gene encoding outer membrane protein assembly factor BamD; protein product: MVSLFGKTALPRSFFIRRGVAVALLMGGIAASACAQQSLPPGTTSATPDDQTPTAVLSNNSGKKTRKSTEEKKDDKVVKSKDTVKSEKARKQQMKVNPLGDVKSSQPDKLLYDKAMVAINKGRFEVARLDLQTLLSTYPDSEYQMRSKLAFADSWYREGGSAALAQAETEYHDFIIFFPNAPEAAEAQMRIGDIYFKQMDRPDRDYTKGIHAQEEYRTMLAQYPDSSLIPEAKQHLREVQEVLAQREHSIGEFYATHENWVASIARLQTVVDSYPLYSHIDQVLISLGDAYEAQSRFIRTLQLPEDAKARLLRTYDDQAAAAYTRVATQYAASPHVEDARDRLDAMNRPIPEPTPEQLAASQALEDSRQTYTLANRAKGLIFRGPDTVQTARIGDPTLSDPKATVAPEVARRSEAAYKAALDPKATMPAVGKNAPAASEAPAADAPAAGTTAGAGSAPASLQDIPATDSVAPTSAGSSFTDTPTGVATPTSTGGSRSTGVTILSPGATDSTGNSSTPPPAGSVPAGTISGVGPRSNTELPAVEKAADAPETVNDVAGQKTPAGQAPVLDKNGKPKKVKPQIDKDEESSSTQKKKKGLKKLNPF
- a CDS encoding esterase, whose amino-acid sequence is MRPLSLFAAACFAVLPLAHAQTASSPASAQGMVAPPQIISPDVATDGTVTFRVEAPNAKKVTVTVEGMAKAVDMQQNQNNGVWEATVGPLRADYYGYTFAIDGKRTLDPRNADIRPNLISPTTVVHIPGATPLPWEMQDIPHGEVTHIYYRSKLVTPSADDDGYRSIWVYTPPGYDAKRKEKYPVLYLNHGYSDDSNGWTQAGQANLIMDSLLHDGKIKPMVVVMPLGYGTMSIVHAGWNRVGSMIWKNQQLYADQLLHEVIPMAEARYNIAKDRNHRAIAGLSMGGGHSIYTGLNHPETFAYVGAFSSAVISPAFEANGWRPAVDGAELDKGFDAIVPNAKTQQPVKLFWMSCGTEDSLMPANRAFGKWAKTNIKGDVQTRETPGMHTWMVWRDDLVDFTPLLFR
- a CDS encoding inorganic diphosphatase encodes the protein MSSLADPTGLKPIDKKEGLVQVIIETPAASRNKFAFDPDRKIFALKKVLPAGMTFPYDFGFLPRTKAGDGDPIDVLLLMDVPAYPGISVMARLIGVIEGEQIDGKKKIRNDRLVAVAEANHMYANVKKLNDLPRKWITELEVFFVNYHNLEGKKFRLLGTKGADTAMKLIRQAEKAVKG